Part of the Ictalurus punctatus breed USDA103 chromosome 9, Coco_2.0, whole genome shotgun sequence genome is shown below.
gattattatattGACATTAATTATGATTGACATACAATAGCTTATACTTATCATTGAGGTCTAAAATATTACTATATATAATACTGGTGTAGCATGTGGCTCGTTTGTAACTACTACACCACCCCAAGGAAACGAGGAAAACAACCCAAACAAAGGCACACAACTAGGACCCGcttagaacaggcaagaggcatgggtttccatacaaaataaattttatttgaagTTATTCAGACTGgccaaatattattattattatttttaaaaacagcaaccAACACAGTCAGgcattggtcaaataaaacagtcacaagaagaaattaacaataatcataggaggactgaggcctcctgtatgaagggcaggTTAGTACAACAGCACCAGCTgtacaaaagggaaaagaacccctccaatcagaatcatacccacaaaattcactgcaaataaacacagcaataatgaCGACCCTTAGTGAAGTAAAGCCTAAGGTGCAGCGAAGAACTCCGCCCAGCCTCAGGAAGTACTCCGCTCCTACAAGGAGAATACAAAACAAAGAAGTCACATTAAGAAAGAACACAAAGTTacgaaacagaaaaaaaattaaataataatgaaaaacacattCCAGATCAATttactaaaacaaaacaaaacccaagaAAAACCAATTACAATATACTcaaagcagacaaacaaaagaataataataataaaaaaaaacaagacacaacaaaaacaaacttactgtcacaaaaacacagagataACCCTGAGCTCAAACTGATTACAGGTAGCAAGTTTACCAAGATTGACCAAAACCACTGCTACCACATAGCGGTATCAGCATAATTGATAAAGACTGTTAAAACACAGTTGAGTTCAAGAAAACTGATCTTAGTGACAGTAACTAACACAAATAaagcaaaagaacaaaaaaacattcatacaacaacaaaaaaaagaagaaagaagggaCCTTCCTTCCCACTTGAGTATTAGACGGAGGCCTGACTGGACACCAAAAACGAAAGCGAAGCAGAGAAATACAAAACCAAACAGAACAAAGCAGCAATTTGGCTCTGCAAGTGAGGGGGAGGGGCTATACCGAAATGACCGTACTCAATCAGCCTGCCTTAACGCATGCAAATTCAAGGACCCGTGATCCGATGACATAATACTCAAGATGGCACATACAAAAATCATATGATAGCAtctttaatagttgtgacaGAAACAGCTGGCGCTCCGACCAGGGCTACATTAAACTGCCATGCTACACAGATGGGAGCCGTGACGGCACAGCGCACTGAGAGTGAGCAGCACACCACGCATGCACACAGTTTCGGTAGCCCAACATCACACTCGACCATGACGGCTAATAGTAAAAAGCTAATGATAAAAACAAGTTGAGAGGGGATTTAAAGGTATTTATTAAATTGCTGTAGTGtacctctctctgtctaactCTGTGAAACTACCCAATATGTCTCAAAAAAGCCgactgtcatatcacagcaaaccagcgactccattTACCAGAATGCACCATgtactacaaacatggccgacgaagactacaactcccaaaaaCGCACACACAAGTTCACCATTCCCTGAATTCTATTTAGAGACACCTGCTGCCAATTGCACCTTCACCCACACCACTCCTTTATAGAGACAATGTCTTTctgaagtatacgctcagttgaCTTGCTCTCTGTCTATACTAAGCCTTGATatcgtgtttgtttttctgattTTGACTTTGCTCTCTGCTTAACCTTGTTTTGACAgtttgcctgatcacctgacctctgcctgtttaaGTTTGTGCATTTTGCATTaccctttggacttgttgtttttggtATTAAACTAcataacctgcacttgcttctgtcacAGACCCACAATggtcattaatatttattacttaTCTTATGTATGTTCTGAAATATgactgtgtgtaaatataattcTCAATATAAAAATAGCTCAAAATACAAAAAGACGCTTTTCACAATAACAccaatttaaatttatttatttatttatttatttatttatttgtttatttttacaaggTTAAACACAAATAGAACTCGATGAATTGATGTGTTAATGGGGATGCCTCTGCCACCAGGTTTAGTCCTTTTTCATTAATAACTGGTATACTAGAAATACCCTTACAATAttcttcaaacaggaaggaaattgttgaagaaaaactattttagaTAGTTAcctctaatcagttcatctgctggttataatgataattccatataaattctacaaacatttAACCACTTCTTCTTGAGATATTGCGCTAAAGAAAACCTTGGATGGACAGACATACCGAatcatgttctttttttcccccgacAAGTGTTTCTGAAAATCTGAATGGgcagcttgaaaaaaaaacaaccctaatGCTGAAGAACGATGGCTTCTAACAGAAAGGTCATTAAAGGTAGGAGCTatgtattatcattatttacattatatattcattcaGATATTTATGCACATGTattgatgtgtgtatgtgttgtaaCATTTGCAGTTTCAACTTAATTATACTATTAACAGTCTGAAAATCTGCgatgtgtttttaattaagcatgactttattttatgtataataATAGACTTAATAGACTGTGGATCAGGATCGGCACAGAGGGACTCAAGCCAGCTTAGAGGTGAGTTGAAGTTAATAACACAATGGCATAACAGAGGGAAATCagaatttatttcagtttaaatttgGTGAATGATGATTAGGACATTGGGGTTGGTTGGGGATGTGGGTAGGGTGTGGGTAGTGTGGCGTGataggtatgtgtgtatttgtgggAGGGTTGGGAGGTGCAGGAGGGGTTGGTGTTACCTGATCTatcagatatttttttattcacatttgtgACTATTTATATACTTagtattcaaataaaacatgtctttatttatAGATGCACTTCTTTCATTTTTGAAGACACTGGGACTTGAAAAGTACTATCCAAACAAGCTGAACCTCAGGTCTTTACTGGAAATCAACAGTGGGACAGTGTCCAATGAAGAGATCGACTCAATGCAAGCAATACCGTGGGCCTTTCTAAGAAAGTTACTGATGGTTAATTCAAAATCAAGATCTTTACTATCTGCACTTTGTGAAAAAGATGAAACAGATGACTTGTTTAGTGATGAGGACAATGATGGTAGCTTTAACCTTCTAGATCTTCACACTGCCCTCTTTTTCTGTGCAGATAGTTTTCTTCAGCAAGAAATGGCACTGAAAATGTCAATGTGCCAGTTCGCAGCACCATTTTTGTTGCCTCAAGGAGTATATAATCAGTGCACTCTTATGTTATGGGCTCTTAGATGTATCTTAAAAGAATGGCGTCCCCATTCAATGTCAGAATCTAAAGGGTTTGTTGAAAGCAGTGTTGTTCATGCAGAAATTCCCTTGATATCATTTGTGAGGTTAAGTAACTGCAGCTTCTCCAAGTCACAGGTTTTGAACCAAGTGATCAACAATTCAGAGCAGAACCATGACTTTTTTTCTCATCGAGAAATGATCGGAGGATCTGCTCCCAGGGTAATCGCTAATGGCATGGTTGAAATATGCTGGAATCTGCCATGTGGAAATGATAACATTGATGTCTTTCCTGAGGCAGTGGCTATTGCTAATTTAAGAGGAGATGCTGGTTCTTTTGAAACACAATTCCGTTTCCTTACTCAGGTGTCCACAGCTGTCTTTGTGTtcctggacagtgttgatgaaaACGAGCAAAGGTTGTTTGCCTCTTTACAAGAAATGAAGTCCAAAATCTTTCTTGTGGTCAACTCTCAGAGAAATATGAACCAGAATGTGAAGTCGTCTATTGAGGCAGTAATTGATACTCTGCAACTGGGAAGGGACCACATAATTAAGAAAAGCCAAAAAGTGAATTTGGCTACTTTTGCAAAAATGATAAATTCTTCCATTAAGACTGTTCTAAGTGAATTTCACGAATCTTTTAGTATTGATTCCATGAAGAAGACTGCTCAGGAATTAGGTCTTGCCATTGATGAGATTCAAATGAAAGCCTGTGTATCagcagaagcaagtgcagagaAAGTCATGAAAACTATTGGAGTTCGTGAAATAACGGACTATAAAAAGACACAGCTGCCACTGCAAGGTGAAAATTGGAAAAGACTGGCTAAAATAGAAAAAGAGCAATGCAGATTACACAGTTCAGGAGAATTGAGCTTGGAGAAATACAAGGTTCAACTTCtaaaagaaaaggaggaaaTTTGGAACAAACAAAGTCagtacaaaatgacaaaaacaatgGAGATCTTCATAGAGTCTTTGTTAAGATCTGATAACACTGAGCGAGCCTTCTTCCTGAAATGGATGGGACTAAAGATGGACATGCGATCACGCAAACACATGTCAAGCCTTCGACGCAAATACAGAGAGTGTgaacaaaagaaagacagacacagcaTTGTCAAATTAGACCAGGAGCTTCTTGATTGTTCTCTTGGCATAGAGCACTACATGAGAGAAATGGGACAAATCTATGAGGCTGCTTCATTTGGTACAAACAAAATATCTGACAGAATAAACAGTCTCCCTACTCTGGCTGCCAAACTGCTTCTAGCTGGGTTTCCTCTTGAACTACTTGATGGAGATGCATCAAATATCCCAGAGAAATGGGTGAGTGATGTTCTTATGGAGCTTCACAGGATGGTTGGCCAGAAGAGCCGTTTGCTGGTTCTGACAGTGTTAGGGGTTCAGAGTACGGGTAAATCAACACTACTCAACACTATGTTTGGAGTTCAGTTTGCAGTGAGCAGTGGACGATGCACACGTGGAGCATTCATGATTTTCCTTCCTGTGGGTAATGACTTGAAGGAAGAGATACTTTGTGACTTTGTCCTTCTGATTGATACAGAGGGCTTGAAATCACCAGCACTGGCACAACTGGAAGACAgttatgaacatgacaatgagttggCCACATTTGTGATTGGTCTGAGTGATGTAACCATCATCAATATAGCAATGGAGAATTCCACAGAAATGAAGGACATCTTACAAATAGCAGTTCATGCTTTTTTACGGATGAAGGAAGTTGGTAAAAAAACAGTTTGTCATTTTGTTCACCAAAATGTTGCTGGTGTATCTGCAtataataaaaacctgactgaacGAAAACAGCTCTTGGACCAACTAAATGAGATGACAACGATTGCCtctgaaatggaaaagaaacctaatgtaaaaaaattcacagatgTCTTGGATTATGATGTGGAAAAGAACAACTGGTATATACCAGGCCTATGGCATGGCACACCACCAATGGCACCAGTTAATACAGGCTACAGTGTGGCTGTACTTGAGTTCAAGAAATCCCTCTTGGGGATCCTTAAAGCAAAAAAGGATGAAGAGCCCTCTCAGATCCCAGAGTTCCTGCAGTGGATGAGTAGTTTGTGGAGGGCAGTGAAGTTTGAGAACTTCATCTTTAGTTTCAGAAACACTCTTGTGGCCCATGCCTATGATAACCTTTGCAAGGAGTTTTTAGAATGGGAGTGGTCTTTCAGAAGACATATTAATTCTTGGCTttcagttgaaatagttcaaatATCTAACACTGAAACAAGTGTTAACAATGAGGTTGTTGAGCAACTCAAACAGAAAGctcataaagaaataaaaaaggaaacaaatgaaatgactgaaaaactaaaaaactACTACAAAAAGAAAGACCGCCATGTGTACTTGGTGGAAAAGTACAAAACAGATTTCGTTAATAACATCAAAGCTCTAGAGAATGAACTGAGGGATGAAGTGAGACAAACAATAGATGCTGCTCTTGAGATGAGAAGTGCCAAGAAGAAATTAGAAGACATTCACAGAAAGCAAACTGCAATGATTGAGTGCCAAGTCCTTAAACTCCTGCTAAATTACAAACATTGTAGGGATGAGGTGTCTGACAAAGAACTCACAGATGAGTTTGAGAGAATGTGGAAAAAAGAGGTGGCAAACATCACTGGCCTAAAAGAAAGGGATGTTCCTGCAGATATTTTGAAGCAACTGCGAGCAAGATTAGTCAATCGCAATGTCATGGAGGATTTGCACAAAGTTCATGATTTGACACAGTATGGGCGAGGAGCATTCCAGGTCAAAGACAAGCATGTAAAAtgggaaaagaaaatacaacGTTTCTTTACACAGCGTAGCGCAAAGCAAGATTTAGAGATTATTGCAAATGCTGTAATTAAGTACTGCGATAAAATCATTCAGCAGCATGCACAAGAAAAATGTGACTAccaaaacacatttacaaaagACGTGCTAGTGGAAATTGATGAACAGCTCCAACAGGCAGGTTCAAAAATCAATACACAATTTGAACTTGACCTTAAATTGCACATTTCTGGCATTGCCTCTCGGAAATTCCTTGAGATGCACAGGAAATTCCTCACCGAGCAAGATCCCGTTAAACATTTGCAGAAATTTAAGAGTCAGTATCTCTCTGATTTCATTGATTTGTACAGAGAGAGGGACCAGTGCCACAGGAAAGCACGAGACTTCACTCAGCTCTGTCTCAAGCCAGCAGTAACCGAGTACATCGACCAGTCCCTCGGACCTGACATTGTTGATGCAGTTCTGCTAAACAACTCAACTGAGTACAGTTCTCGAGTGCTATTTCAGTACACAATTCAAAAGGAGCTACTGGAAAAATCCAATTTTgatgattttaaaaagtacatctTGCAATATAAAGCTTATGTCAAAGATTGGATATACAATCATATTGTTAAATGCCTTTCCAAAGACAAATCTCTGCAGAATTATAAAATGAAGAAGCTGGACATCATAATGAAGAAGGTCATGAAAGCAATGGAAGCCTCTAAGCTTGAAGACAATGGCTCTCCTTTGCCCGATAATGCAGGAGGTACAACACGGTTGATCCAGAACTTTTGCAAATCTATGAACTGTGTCATCTCAATATCCATGAACACAGTGGAAGCGGTCCTCTTTCAGAATACCAGCTGTTGTGCTCCATTCACCAAAAGTCTCTATGAATGTATAGATGACATGAAACTACAGCTAACAAATGAAATCTCCAGGTCAACTGATATAAAAGAGACACTAAACAATGTGTCTGTGAAGCCCCAAAATGTACTCTTTAAGAGGGTGTTTGGATGTGGGAGAAAGTGTCCCTTTTGCAAAACACCATGTGAggcaggaggaaaaaaacatcagCAACACCATGCAGGTCTACATAGACCAAAAGGACTTGGTGGTTTTGTGTATGCACAAAATAATATTCTCTGTGAAGAGATCTGTACATCTAGTGTACATGGGAATGGAACGTTTCGAAGTTATGAAACAAATTTCCAACCTCATCCCTTCAAAGACTACAAGAAGTACTACCCAGACTGGCATATTGCACCTGACATGTCTATGAAGGCCTCCGATTACTGGAAGTATGTTATGGTGACATTTAATGACAAATTTGCTAAAGATTTTGACGCAGAACCAGCTGTGTATCCAGATGAATGGAAGAAAATCACTAAAGAGCAGGCTCTTCTCAGTCTGAAGCATAACTTCAATATTAAATGAGACAGAAATGCCAAAATATCACAGAAAAATACTGCCATTTGTGATGAGACCATAAAGTCACACTAAACAATACGattaataaaacattcacaATTCCATTACTCATGTTACTGCTCAGGTGTGCTAGTTATCTTTTTGTTATACTGAAAATTCGGCTCATCCTTACTTACTTTATCTAAATTATGTGGTatcacattacatttacatttatatttattcatttagcagattcttttatccaaagcgacctacaaatgagaaaatacaagcaaagtgatatagcaagcagagaacagtacaagttgtgctaccatacaagatccattaattgagttccagaagaagcagttagttttaatgttcatgaaagggaccttgagccacgctgactaggtactactaagcatcAGTCGCTAATcgattgcagattgcgtgagggaacgtaagccttcaggagagagttgaggtaagAAGGTGCTgctccagacaaggtcttgtaggtgagcatcaaggccttgaattttaTGCGGAATTTGAATTTGAACTTGTATCAGTCTTACTAAAAGTTTTGTTGTGGATTGCTCTGAGAGTTAAatggtttctaataaacattaTATCTGTATGTCTACGATTATtatacatgaaaaataaaattaagattCTACATTAAGgttgaaaattaaaataaaatatttttatgcttTCTGTATTACATATTTCTGTATTGGTGATGTTAATTCAAATGATCAAATGATCACTTTTAATCACTTTGCTACAGCATTTTTACAAATGTTACAATCATGCTTATTAACTACTTTCCGAAATTCAAATCAATGCATTATTTAGAATAAATTGTATGAATGTATGAGTATATTCATGAAGTAactacataaatatacacaggTATATGAATCTACAAAGCAAAATGGCTTGGAATGTCGAGTGTGATTACAGTTgctttaaacaaataaaaatggaataaagTAATTGTCATATTTCATAGATTTCTATGATATTTCTATTATATTGATTTCATACATAATTCAATATAAGTACATTTAGAATGTAATCTTATAAGCTTAATATCTTATACAGAATGCCATTAATTTACATAAACTCTTAATAGATGAAAAGGAACAGTCTATAAAGTAGAAGTATTTGGAGAACTAAAACTAGTGTTACATAACATATGTTTAAAACAAAAGGGATGCCTTGCTCTGCCTCCCTATAATGCAATTCACCTGGTCTATTTCATCAGTCTGTGTGTACAATATATTCCACGTGTTCCTTATTGGCACATGCCAGTAGATTGGTCTCATGAAACCAAATCATGAGTGTCAtttcacagcaaaccagtgactacatttcccatgctgcactgcggcctacaaacatacccaccatggactacacttcccacacgcacacgttcaccttctccatTAACCATCTCActattctaatcacacacacctgttgccaatctcatactcactcactccatgctataaaagagactttttttgttataaaagagatttttttccTTGAGTAGTATCGAGTGTATTCTTGTTATTAAGCGGTTGTTCCTTGTTTCTGGtttgattcatgtttattgactttgtttcttgttttgaattctagccttgcccagtttatgcctgtttgtagattGCTTGACCAATTGCCTGTATTGACCAGGCTCTTGATCTtggtttggatttgtctgcctatatctcctataataaaactcttacatggatgcagcaggagatcGAGGAGAGCATCACCGCAGTGTACATGGTCTGCATGTCTGGCCACCCTTCATGTCAGTCCAGTTTCCACAGTAGACTGCCATAGACCTCCCGGAGACGAATTTTGGATAGTGTGACAACACGAGACAGTTCTTgttccacgccaagttccagtgtGAGATCGATGATTTGACCtttcacgccaagttccagtctgagatcgacaatgtgaccttccacgccacgttccagtctgagatcgacgtcatgaccaaccaagttctgatcacgcCCAAGCCTGCTGatatggacaaccaagttctgttcacaatgttgtgtgtaaataattggaaaataaaacaCGAGGGAGACAGGAGGTGTAAGAAAGAATAATTGTTTTATTGAGAATAATTTGGACTCGTAGGGGTGTAATCTGTCAGAGAAGTGGGGCGATAAGGGGATAAAGGCTGGTAATAAGGGGTGCGACCAGGCAAAGAAACGTGACTCGTAGGGGTGTCGGAATAATCAGGACTGGCAGGAGTGAAGGGCATAGATAGGTCAGACCCTGGATCAGAACAGGCCATATCATCATCGACCTGATAATCAAAGGAAGGATCAGGTGAGGTAGGAGAACGAAGATCAGTCTGAGTGGAACCATCCATACCAATTTTAGCCGGACTGATCCTGTACCTCAGAGGGGGAGGGAAAGTGGAAGTATTGGCCGGAGTGCGTAGAACCTCAACCAAGAGGACGGGGTCTGCGAATAAATGAGAAAGCTGGTAGCGAGTGTTCAGGTCAAACCCCACCAAGCCTTCCAGGGACGAGAACAGAAAATCAAATCCATGGTTAGCTGCACAAAGACACAGAGCGAGAAAAACTGGTCAAACAACTATCTCTAGGGATGTGTatgaacataaaacacacatatatgaTAGTTTAATGTAAAGGTGAGAGAGGATATAAAACTGGAAAATGTATGGCCTAAACATAATAGAGAAGGGCACTACATtaattcatacacacatacacacacaaggatCAAAAAGGACAGAGATAGGAAATAAGAGGTCAGTGCTCAGTGTATAAATTAAAAACTCACCCATAATGAAGAAAATGCCAAGAGCAGTGTGACCCAGGTCTTCTCTCAGTGAAAGTCAGGATTGGGAATTGGGAACTGTCTAAAATGCAAACATAAGGGTTGTTGAAAGTAAgtaaaatgatgaaataataGTTTTTGGAAGGGAAACATAACCAAACATATTGTTATTGGGGAAGATAACCAGGGGTGGAGACTCAGaaaacaaatgtataaaaagGGGAACCCTGCTCCTGGGTCTTTTAGATCGCTTTTTGGGACGTCTCAAAttgtgtggatctcgtgtggtggaacaatAAACGTGGACCTTTGCTTTTTCTCACTCCCTGTTTCTGTGTCTTACTTTATTCATCAAGAGGCTATCAGATGTAAGTACTTTTAACGTTCAATaaattttttattgtaattaagTAGTGGGCTGAAATTGCACCCACAACACCTGGGTCTGCTGAAACAATGAGACACAGTAGATGAAAATGTACCTGTATGGTTGGACATTCCACTAATGAACTGCATGCATAGTTTGATCTGAAATGAGATgaactttatattttgtgaaactGAAATATTATACTGCTGACAGGGTTcttaaatattaacaaaaatgattcaaaaccctgacaaaatattttgtatttgggCTTGCATTTTCAAATCATGGCATTTTCAAAGTCATGAGAAAACTCTGCCAACATGTAGAACAGGTTTTCAAAACAAAGACTCGCATGAGATGGCATTTACTTTTGGTTTTGATCATAAGAAGAAAATACATGACATGTCCTCTTATTTGTGTTTAacaaattaaaagtaaaattttCATAGTCTATTGTGTGATTATTGTGATTATTGAGTATTGTGAATCAGATTGTGAATGTCATGTGCTCCATTCATTGAGAAAATCTGAGTATAATTCAGCTTGCTCCTTTACACTCACATTAAATCAACAGTCACAGAAATGGATTCAGAAATATTACCTTATTTAGCAGTTTAAGATTGTCCCTTCCTTGGACCCAACCCAGAACCCCTTTTTTCCAGTAAAATTGAAGAACTCTGTAACTTCACACGGGGTTTTTCTTAATGTATTAACgtttattcacattttaaatttgtttctttttatttattaataaataaatgatttagtATATATATTTAGTAAGTTAATGAAGACATTTAGGACAGTGTATTCAGAattcagatgatgatgatgatgatgatgatgatgaatgccttttattgtcactatacacatgtacaatgaaattaagagccgctcctttttgttccgtgcaaacatgtacattcaataaacaagaagaataaacagataaataaacaagataaataaacaagatattggggtggatgggggaggtactatgaaatgcacagttttgagacactatatacatatgctgtgaactcagtacatgtatgtgtttataatggtaatagctttcgggaagaaactattcttaaatctattagtccttgttctgatgcacctgtaacgtctccctgagggcaacagattgaacagatcaaagccagggtgagaactgtccttaatgatggtttttcctctgctgaggcaacgggaggtgtaaatatccatcagggaggggagagggcagccagtgatcttctgtgctgctcttactactctctgaagcctctccctgtctgctgcggtgcagctaccgtaccacaccgtacCACACAGTCATCTATGTAAACTACCGAACCATGATGAAAACATGCAACATTATATATTAACAAATATTCAGGTATGCCTTTATGCAGATGGTTTCAAAGGTCCAACTACAGGAAAAGTTCCCTCATTGAGCTCAAGCATCTAAAACTTGTATTAAAAGCAACTATTTGGGCAAAATACCTTTTTCATCATGTAGAAGTAGATGAAAGAGACTAGCCAAATCTTTCCCATGAATGAGAATATATGATCTATAAATTTCTTAATCTATGATTATGCATTGAGAGAattttgtaaaacaaacaaacaaacaaaaaaacccatgtcagacatacagtattttGCAGGAACAATGTAACatcattttgaaaagaaaagagaagaaaaatttATAAGTTGATCTGGGGAATTGTTTATTGCATCATATTGTTTAGTATTTTACCTCATATTACTTGTTAAATATCTCGGACAGAGATATGGAGTACAATTGAAACAGCATAAAAACAAGTGTTTAATTTTAATATgggacattttaatgaaattctcATTTGTAGTattagttttttaaaatataatgttcAAAACTATTAAGGGAATTTATTCACTTTTTTGCACATCAGATGGAAACACATTGGAATGaaattccatttccatttgCACATTGGAATGAAATTCCTTCTGAATtaagaagttaaaaaaaaaaacccattggtttattttaataaaaactgcTTGCTAGTAAATCAGGAGTGCTAGTGTGGTGTTTAGTTAGATATGCAAATAATGTTCAAACCAGTTAGTGTTGAGATTGTATCATAGGTTGTGCTGCGATTTATCGTGCTTGGTGtgtcagttttatgtgtcatgTAACCATGTTCTTTAAAAAGGCTGCACATGTTTGCTAAACACATGTTTgctaaactctttttttttatctgaaggAAGAAATATgatgtatgtaaatgtttgaaatttcTCAAATGTTTGTTCATTTCTGATATCTATTTGATATTTTCTTGTTTTGAACAGCCTGGGTACATCATATTCTAACACACAAATGACCACACCTCAATTCCG
Proteins encoded:
- the LOC108269835 gene encoding up-regulator of cell proliferation-like isoform X1, with amino-acid sequence MASNRKVIKDLIDCGSGSAQRDSSQLRDALLSFLKTLGLEKYYPNKLNLRSLLEINSGTVSNEEIDSMQAIPWAFLRKLLMVNSKSRSLLSALCEKDETDDLFSDEDNDGSFNLLDLHTALFFCADSFLQQEMALKMSMCQFAAPFLLPQGVYNQCTLMLWALRCILKEWRPHSMSESKGFVESSVVHAEIPLISFVRLSNCSFSKSQVLNQVINNSEQNHDFFSHREMIGGSAPRVIANGMVEICWNLPCGNDNIDVFPEAVAIANLRGDAGSFETQFRFLTQVSTAVFVFLDSVDENEQRLFASLQEMKSKIFLVVNSQRNMNQNVKSSIEAVIDTLQLGRDHIIKKSQKVNLATFAKMINSSIKTVLSEFHESFSIDSMKKTAQELGLAIDEIQMKACVSAEASAEKVMKTIGVREITDYKKTQLPLQGENWKRLAKIEKEQCRLHSSGELSLEKYKVQLLKEKEEIWNKQSQYKMTKTMEIFIESLLRSDNTERAFFLKWMGLKMDMRSRKHMSSLRRKYRECEQKKDRHSIVKLDQELLDCSLGIEHYMREMGQIYEAASFGTNKISDRINSLPTLAAKLLLAGFPLELLDGDASNIPEKWVSDVLMELHRMVGQKSRLLVLTVLGVQSTGKSTLLNTMFGVQFAVSSGRCTRGAFMIFLPVGNDLKEEILCDFVLLIDTEGLKSPALAQLEDSYEHDNELATFVIGLSDVTIINIAMENSTEMKDILQIAVHAFLRMKEVGKKTVCHFVHQNVAGVSAYNKNLTERKQLLDQLNEMTTIASEMEKKPNVKKFTDVLDYDVEKNNWYIPGLWHGTPPMAPVNTGYSVAVLEFKKSLLGILKAKKDEEPSQIPEFLQWMSSLWRAVKFENFIFSFRNTLVAHAYDNLCKEFLEWEWSFRRHINSWLSVEIVQISNTETSVNNEVVEQLKQKAHKEIKKETNEMTEKLKNYYKKKDRHVYLVEKYKTDFVNNIKALENELRDEVRQTIDAALEMRSAKKKLEDIHRKQTAMIECQVLKLLLNYKHCRDEVSDKELTDEFERMWKKEVANITGLKERDVPADILKQLRARLVNRNVMEDLHKVHDLTQYGRGAFQVKDKHVKWEKKIQRFFTQRSAKQDLEIIANAVIKYCDKIIQQHAQEKCDYQNTFTKDVLVEIDEQLQQAGSKINTQFELDLKLHISGIASRKFLEMHRKFLTEQDPVKHLQKFKSQYLSDFIDLYRERDQCHRKARDFTQLCLKPAVTEYIDQSLGPDIVDAVLLNNSTEYSSRVLFQYTIQKELLEKSNFDDFKKYILQYKAYVKDWIYNHIVKCLSKDKSLQNYKMKKLDIIMKKVMKAMEASKLEDNGSPLPDNAGGTTRLIQNFCKSMNCVISISMNTVEAVLFQNTSCCAPFTKSLYECIDDMKLQLTNEISRSTDIKETLNNVSVKPQNVLFKRVFGCGRKCPFCKTPCEAGGKKHQQHHAGLHRPKGLGGFVYAQNNILCEEICTSSVHGNGTFRSYETNFQPHPFKDYKKYYPDWHIAPDMSMKASDYWKYVMVTFNDKFAKDFDAEPAVYPDEWKKITKEQALLSLKHNFNIK